In a single window of the Raphanus sativus cultivar WK10039 chromosome 9, ASM80110v3, whole genome shotgun sequence genome:
- the LOC108825775 gene encoding uncharacterized protein LOC108825775 — MIEEGPPAPKVLRMVYFVGAGFLCTFAINKWLEMEKKSNLKQQQLEKKNQQGDGALFPSDSVHKAMK, encoded by the exons ATGATAGAGGAAGGTCCACCAGCTCCGAAGGTTCTCCGTATGGTCTACTTCGTCGGCGCCGGAT TTTTATGTACATTCGCGATCAACAAATGGCTTGAGATGGAGAAAAAATCAAATCTGAAACAGCAGCAGctggagaagaagaatcaacAAGGAGATGGAGCTTTGTTTCCTTCAGATTCGGTTCACAAAGCTATGAAATAA
- the LOC130500013 gene encoding endoglucanase 14-like produces MTHGANYGEALTNTLLYFEAQRSGKLPSDQRVNWRGDSALTDGSDVDVNLTGGYYDAGDNMKFGLPMAFTTTMLAWSSIEMESELKAHNESQNVIAAIKWATDYLINAHPVPNVLYGQVGDGIADHACWMRPEDMTTPRPSYRIYEQQPGADLAGETAAAMAAASIAFGSYDKDYSAELLRHASELFEFAKAHPGVYQSSIPYVSPFYNSSGYEDELLWAAAWLHRATNDQIYLDYLNEFEGTGGPRTVFAWDDKFVGAQVLMARVGFYVYFH; encoded by the exons ATGACTCATGGGGCTAATTATGGAGAAGCTCTCACGAACACTCTTTTGTACTTCGAAGCTCAACGCTCTGGAAAATTGCCGTCGGACCAAAGAGTTAACTGGAGAGGAGATTCTGCACTTACAGACGGTTCTGATGTCGAT GTTAATCTCACTGGAGGGTACTATGATGCTGGAGACAACATGAAGTTTGGATTGCCAATGGCGTTCACGACGACAATGCTAGCATGGAGCAGTATAGAGATGGAATCGGAGCTTAAGGCTCATAACGAGTCCCAAAACGTCATTGCAGCTATCAAATGGGCCACTGACTATCTCATCAACGCCCACCCTGTGCCCAATGTTCTTTACGGACAAGTGGGAGACGGGATCGCTGACCATGCCTGCTGGATGAGACCAGAGGATATGACAACTCCGCGTCCTTCTTACCGTATTTATGAGCAGCAACCAGGTGCTGACCTAGCAGGCGAGACAGCTGCAGCTATGGCTGCAGCGTCAATAGCCTTTGGCTCATATGATAAAGACTATTCCGCAGAACTTCTTCGTCACGCATCTGAACTATTTGAATTCGCCAAGGCTCACCCCGGCGTCTACCAAAGCTCCATACCTTACGTAAGTCCCTTCTACAATAGCAGCGGATACGAAGATGAGTTATTATGGGCCGCGGCTTGGCTCCACCGCGCCACTAATGACCAGATTTATCTCGACTATTTAAATGAATTTGAGGGTACCGGAGGTCCAAGGACTGTTTTTGCATGGGATGATAAATTCGTGGGTGCACAAGTATTGATGGCCAGGGTAGGTTTCTATGTTTATTTTCATTAA
- the LOC108824644 gene encoding putative FBD-associated F-box protein At3g50710, whose translation MITNDARLKIILLKFYVLYITYHLLKLYKSILVYVPDGLDVSLSSLKTLHLLSVKYENKESQRSLLRGCPVLEELVVDKSDSLRVESFAVKVPSLERLSVLYQFDDDLDGLDEHSEHEFYNDRVTINAPSLKYLNYVDIVDYGHSCVSWDMPELEEAHVKLVCKRPEKLMRSLTAVKRLSLCLFNHSMVQHRVALCQLVHLELCGCSPKWWDLLTWILKSSPKLQVLKLNKCSEECYCSVKPIGRPWGLVM comes from the exons ATGATCACCAACGATGCGAGGTTAAAGATCATTTTACTTAAATTTTATGTCCTCTACATTACATACCATCTACTTAAACTTTACAAATCGATTCTTGTGTATGTTCCTGATGGTCTTGACGTCTCGCTTTCGTCTCTGAAAACATTGCATCTTCTGAGTGTGAAGTACGAAAACAAAGAATCACAGCGCAGCCTTTTAAGGGGTTGCCCTGTTCTGGAGGAGCTGGTTGTGGACAAAAGTGATAGCTTGCGTGTGGAATCATTCGCTGTCAAAGTGCCTTCCTTGGAGAGATTATCTGTACTTTATCAGTTTGATGATGATCTTGATGGATTAGATGAGCACTCTGAACATGAGTTTTACAACGATAGAGTTACCATTAATGCCCCGTCTTTGAAGTACTTGAACTATGTAGATATCGTTGACTACGGTCATTCGTGTGTGAGTTGGGATATGCCTGAGTTGGAGGAGGCACATGTTAAACTTGTTTGCAAACGTCCTGAGAAGCTCATGAGATCTCTTACAGCAGTCAAGCGCCTCTCTCTATGTTTATTTAATCATTCAATG GTTCAGCATCGTGTTGCATTATGTCAGCTTGTTCATCTAGAGCTATGTGGATGCAGCCCAAAGTGGTGGGATCTACTTACTTGGATTCTCAAAAGTTCTCCTAAACTACAAGTTCTCAAGCTCAACAAG TGTTCGGAGGAGTGCTATTGTTCCGTAAAGCCTATTGGACGGCCTTGGGGACTGGTgatgtaa
- the LOC108826466 gene encoding endoglucanase 12-like has translation MQLALVGDGPDSNYNLDENKLDEYKSMAEVFICNCAQMGSDNVKKTPGGLLWFLPWNNLQYTTTASFVLSAYSKYLTTANTPINCPSGSLQASELLNLARAQVDYILGSNPNNMSYMVGFGTNYPKKPRHRGASIVSIKKNTTAVSCGEGYATWYNNSAPNPNVLTGALVGGPDENDAYEDERTNFHNEPVMVTVPPFVGVLAAVA, from the exons ATGCAGCTTGCATTGGTAGGGGATGGTCCGGATAGCAACTATAATTTGGATGAGAATAAGTTGGATGAGTACAAGAGTATGGCTGAGGTTTTCATTTGCAACTGTGCTCAAATGGGCTCCGATAACGTTAAGAAGACTCCGGGAGGTTTGCTTTGGTTCTTGCCGTGGAACAACCTCCAATACACCACCACCGCTTCCTTCGTCCTCTCTGCTTATTCTAAGTACCTTACAACCGCCAACACACCAATCAACTGTCCCAGTGGATCTCTTCAAGCTTCTGAGCTTCTTAACCTCGCCCGTGCTCAG GTAGATTACATACTTGGTTCAAACCCGAACAACATGAGCTACATGGTTGGATTCGGAACCAACTATCCAAAGAAACCACGCCATAGAGGAGCCTCTATAGTGTCAATCAAAAAGAACACCACCGCTGTGTCGTGCGGTGAAGGGTACGCCACTTGGTATAACAATTCTGCACCAAACCCTAACGTACTAACCGGGGCACTCGTGGGAGGACCCGACGAGAACGATGCTTATGAAGATGAGAGGACTAATTTCCACAATGAGCCTGTGATGGTCACTGTTCCTCCATTTGTTGGTGTTTTGGCCGCCGTTGCTTGA
- the LOC108826127 gene encoding uncharacterized protein LOC108826127 yields MAGKLMTLQVFHLLCICLVVFFVFSVNVASDEDYQRAVPTEDKTTTVWFSRIKQSGNDYWAKLKESLGRGHARFFPPNIDFRGKDDASMGAGGKMKEAVTRSFEHSKDTVEEVARSAAEVACDAAEAVKEKVKRSFSSSETTQQHSYGNDEL; encoded by the exons atgGCCGGAAAATTAATGACTTTGCAAGTTTTCCACCTGCTATGCATATGTTTAGTCGTCTTCTTTGTATTCTCTGTGAATGTTGCCAGTGACGAGGATTACCAGAGAGCGGTGCCTACGGAAGATAAAACGACTACGGTTTGGTTCTCTAGGATCAAACAGTCTGGTAATGATTACTGGGCGAAACTCAAAGAGAGTTTAGGTCGTGGTCACGCCCGCTTTTTTCCTCCAAACATAGA TTTTAGAGGAAAGGATGATGCATCAATGGGAGCCGGAGGAAAGATGAAAGAGGCGGTCACAAGGAGCTTCGAGCATAGTAAAGATACGGTGGAGGAAGTTGCCAGATCAGCAGCGGAGGTGGCGTGTGATGCGGCAGAAGCGGTTAAAGAAAAGGTGAAGAGGAGCTTTTCCAGCAGCGAGACGACGCAGCAGCACTCGTATGGTAATGATGAGCTCTAA